A genomic segment from Hallerella porci encodes:
- a CDS encoding thymidylate synthase → MQQYLDLLRDIMENGVDRSDRTGTGTRSVFGRQNRYDLSQGFPCLTTKKLHLRSIIHELLWFLKGDTNIRYLHENKVTIWDEWADENGDLGPVYGHQWRSWPTPNGGHIDQIQNVLDSLKNNPDSRRHLVCAWNVAEVDQMALPPCHCLFQFYVGGVGKMGKRKLSCQLYQRSADMFLGVPFNIASYALLTMMMAQVLDYEPGEFVHTFGDLHLYLNHFEQAKTQLAREPRPLPTMRINPDVKNLFDFRFEDFSLENYDPWPTIKAPIAV, encoded by the coding sequence ATGCAGCAATATCTAGATTTACTTCGCGATATCATGGAAAATGGAGTCGATCGTTCGGACAGAACGGGGACGGGAACGCGCTCGGTGTTTGGAAGGCAAAATCGCTACGATCTTTCGCAGGGCTTTCCGTGCTTAACGACGAAAAAATTGCATTTGCGGAGCATTATTCACGAATTGCTTTGGTTTTTAAAGGGCGATACGAATATCCGCTATCTGCACGAAAATAAAGTCACCATTTGGGATGAATGGGCAGACGAAAACGGCGATCTCGGACCGGTTTATGGGCATCAATGGCGCAGCTGGCCGACGCCGAACGGCGGGCATATCGATCAAATTCAAAATGTCCTCGATAGCTTAAAAAATAATCCGGATTCCCGCAGACATTTAGTGTGCGCTTGGAATGTCGCCGAAGTCGATCAGATGGCGCTTCCGCCTTGTCATTGCCTTTTTCAATTTTATGTCGGCGGAGTCGGCAAAATGGGAAAACGCAAACTCAGCTGTCAATTGTATCAGCGGAGTGCGGATATGTTCTTAGGCGTGCCGTTTAACATCGCATCTTATGCGCTTCTCACGATGATGATGGCGCAGGTTTTGGATTATGAACCGGGCGAATTTGTGCACACCTTTGGCGATTTGCATCTTTACCTCAACCATTTTGAACAAGCGAAAACGCAACTTGCGCGCGAACCGCGTCCGCTGCCGACGATGCGGATAAATCCCGATGTCAAAAATCTTTTTGATTTTCGCTTTGAAGATTTTTCCTTAGAAAATTACGACCCGTGGCCGACGATTAAAGCGCCCATTGCGGTTTAG
- the pyrF gene encoding orotidine-5'-phosphate decarboxylase, with protein MFSNRLEERIAKCGNPICLGMDPKISLMPVERRHSGANSDEEKIKFFYMDILEECVKRGVKPAVVKPNSAYYERISIECMAVLRDLISVYRSEGIPVILDAKRGDIGKTSEAYADAAFNVYGADAITVSPWMGKDSVVPFLTHPSESGVYALLRTSNKGAADFQDLPVKGSTAFFKVAQKLIEWDNGNLGAVVGATHPEELEKITAFFVNKKHEIPFLIPGVSIPGVPGGQGGDAKTVLQAIANGGGTRKFHVLNSSSGLNFAWQRTGKEADYAIACVDALESLADSLR; from the coding sequence ATGTTTTCAAACCGTCTTGAAGAACGCATCGCCAAATGCGGCAACCCGATTTGCCTCGGCATGGATCCGAAGATTTCGCTGATGCCCGTTGAACGCAGACATTCCGGCGCAAATTCCGATGAAGAAAAAATCAAATTTTTCTACATGGATATTTTGGAAGAATGCGTCAAACGCGGCGTAAAACCCGCTGTCGTGAAACCGAACAGCGCTTATTACGAACGCATTAGCATCGAATGTATGGCGGTTCTCCGCGATTTAATTTCCGTTTATCGAAGCGAAGGAATCCCTGTGATTCTCGATGCAAAGCGCGGCGATATCGGCAAAACGAGCGAAGCTTACGCAGATGCCGCTTTTAATGTTTACGGAGCAGATGCGATTACCGTGAGCCCGTGGATGGGAAAAGATTCTGTCGTTCCCTTCCTCACTCACCCTTCGGAAAGCGGCGTTTACGCCCTTCTGCGCACAAGCAATAAAGGCGCTGCGGACTTTCAAGATTTGCCGGTGAAAGGCAGCACTGCATTTTTCAAAGTTGCCCAAAAACTCATCGAATGGGATAACGGCAATTTGGGTGCAGTCGTCGGAGCCACTCACCCCGAAGAACTCGAAAAAATTACCGCATTCTTCGTCAACAAAAAACATGAAATTCCGTTCCTCATTCCGGGAGTTTCGATTCCTGGTGTGCCGGGCGGCCAAGGCGGTGACGCCAAAACCGTTTTGCAAGCGATTGCAAACGGCGGTGGCACGCGTAAATTCCATGTGCTCAATAGTTCGAGCGGACTCAATTTCGCTTGGCAGCGCACTGGGAAAGAAGCCGACTACGCAATTGCCTGCGTGGACGCTTTGGAATCTCTCGCTGACTCTTTGCGCTAA
- a CDS encoding polyprenyl synthetase family protein yields MQNLQNEADIARDYLAKIAKLAEQKFDEFLPPETDRPENLHKAMRYSVFAGGKRLRPGLACAAFELFGGKGDSIWYATSALEFLHTFSLIHDDLPCIDNDDFRRGKPTAHKQFGEATAVMSGDALCVLAFELIAKTGNPAAMESLAHKLGTYGMIGGEMTDIDCEGKQVSLEIVDYIHYHKTAALIEASLVIGAQLANASNEDIKKIEAYGKSIGLAFQIVDDILDIVSTTEVLGKDAGSDVASGKATYPALVGLENSRKKALELYEDSLKQLEGLKGDTSILKAIAAFIITRVK; encoded by the coding sequence ATGCAAAATCTTCAGAATGAAGCGGATATTGCCCGCGATTACCTTGCAAAAATTGCGAAACTCGCTGAACAAAAATTTGACGAGTTTTTGCCGCCCGAAACCGACCGCCCCGAGAACTTGCACAAAGCGATGCGTTACTCGGTCTTTGCCGGCGGAAAACGTTTACGCCCAGGTCTAGCCTGCGCAGCCTTTGAACTTTTCGGAGGAAAGGGCGATAGCATTTGGTATGCGACGAGTGCACTTGAATTTTTGCACACATTCTCGCTCATTCACGACGACCTTCCTTGCATCGATAACGATGACTTCCGCCGCGGGAAACCGACTGCGCATAAGCAATTCGGCGAAGCGACTGCGGTGATGAGCGGTGACGCTCTCTGCGTTTTGGCATTTGAACTCATCGCAAAGACAGGAAATCCGGCAGCGATGGAAAGCCTCGCTCACAAACTCGGCACTTACGGAATGATCGGTGGCGAAATGACGGATATCGACTGCGAAGGCAAACAAGTTTCGCTCGAAATCGTGGACTACATCCACTACCACAAGACTGCAGCTTTAATTGAAGCTTCTTTGGTCATCGGCGCTCAACTGGCGAATGCGTCTAACGAAGACATCAAAAAAATTGAAGCCTACGGAAAATCCATCGGGCTTGCGTTCCAAATCGTCGACGATATTTTGGACATCGTTTCGACGACCGAAGTCTTGGGAAAAGATGCCGGTTCCGATGTCGCAAGCGGAAAAGCGACTTACCCCGCTCTCGTCGGGCTTGAAAATTCTCGCAAGAAAGCGCTCGAACTTTATGAAGATTCTCTGAAGCAATTAGAAGGTTTGAAAGGCGATACTTCGATTCTCAAAGCTATTGCCGCGTTTATCATCACCCGAGTGAAGTAA
- a CDS encoding DUF5674 family protein: MIIYSEPFDKKILFEMQSHYFGDMVKGVVDVEQRKIALDAEMHSDLETLLLENGSKQQNLWGFNLYPEMEGDDFLEFDSLINIRPNQGNRSRSVENEEIQKVIKEIIDSLCK, from the coding sequence ATGATTATTTATTCAGAACCGTTTGATAAAAAAATTCTCTTTGAAATGCAATCGCATTACTTTGGCGATATGGTAAAAGGAGTTGTTGATGTTGAGCAAAGAAAAATCGCATTAGATGCAGAAATGCATAGCGATTTAGAAACTTTACTATTGGAAAATGGTTCTAAACAACAAAATCTTTGGGGATTTAACCTTTATCCAGAAATGGAAGGTGATGATTTTTTAGAATTCGACTCGTTGATCAATATTCGACCTAATCAAGGTAATCGCAGCCGTTCGGTTGAAAATGAAGAAATTCAGAAAGTCATTAAAGAGATTATTGATTCATTATGCAAATAA
- a CDS encoding four helix bundle protein, which produces MAIYSNLPIFKTTYSLMLLCARAVPNMPKNFRYSLGENLQKKVMEILLFVYKANKTQNKMEFLQKMAEEIVEVKVYIRLLTDLRAISEGKYAEMIDLAQSISKQIAAWEKYVKQQGSKMVEK; this is translated from the coding sequence GTGGCTATTTATTCCAATCTTCCGATTTTTAAAACGACTTACTCGCTTATGCTTTTGTGCGCACGGGCTGTTCCGAATATGCCCAAAAATTTTCGTTATTCACTGGGCGAAAATTTGCAAAAGAAAGTGATGGAAATTTTGCTCTTCGTTTATAAAGCAAACAAGACGCAAAACAAAATGGAATTTTTGCAAAAAATGGCAGAAGAAATCGTCGAAGTCAAAGTGTACATTCGTTTGCTCACCGATTTGCGCGCCATCTCCGAAGGCAAGTACGCTGAAATGATAGACCTTGCGCAATCGATTTCGAAGCAAATCGCCGCCTGGGAAAAATACGTGAAGCAGCAGGGCAGTAAAATGGTGGAAAAATGA
- a CDS encoding TrmH family RNA methyltransferase, whose amino-acid sequence MTEENNNSPKRIVRQTFEGKFGVSDNPADHGFGRRPETPDPDAQETRSERREYERSRERKPFGERRFGDRNRRFDRDERRPFSRERFSRDGERKPFNREGAEGENRERNSERSFGERRFGDRDRRFDRDRKRPFDRNGRRPFNRDARRGHRFDDRPDFEENRPIFRQKVETKSVEDDDIIRDEDAVLQFADSAEIAPETASANPPWFRRLLALTTEKGREREGKFIAEGVRVVEEILAKHLDLVQEVLFAGTAKTNENGEEFFEVLPGLVQTKEKVSAAGVHINVVSEDQLKRLSSTVTTQGVIAICRAASLKPDFKASHSILTLVDAVQDPGNLGAIFRTSLGFNSSGIIIGKGSVNPFNPKVVRGSSGTFLRVPFIKDVNLIDAINDLHREGYTIIATDLHGKQSLAEIKPNKLRKVAFLVGNEGAGTDQHLIDISDETVKIPMSSDLESLNVSVAHGILSYEMAKIQKDLD is encoded by the coding sequence ATGACAGAAGAAAACAACAATTCTCCCAAGCGTATTGTCCGGCAGACCTTTGAAGGTAAATTCGGCGTAAGCGATAATCCCGCGGATCACGGTTTTGGCCGTCGCCCAGAAACTCCGGATCCCGATGCACAAGAAACCCGCAGCGAACGCCGCGAATACGAACGTTCCCGTGAACGCAAACCTTTTGGGGAACGTCGTTTCGGTGATCGCAATCGTCGTTTTGACCGCGATGAAAGACGCCCATTCAGCCGTGAACGCTTTAGCCGCGATGGCGAACGCAAACCGTTCAACCGCGAAGGCGCTGAAGGTGAAAATCGCGAACGCAATTCCGAACGCAGCTTTGGCGAACGCCGTTTCGGCGATCGCGACCGTCGTTTTGACCGCGATAGAAAGCGTCCTTTCGACCGCAATGGCAGACGTCCGTTCAACCGCGATGCACGCCGCGGACATCGTTTTGATGACCGTCCCGACTTCGAAGAAAACCGTCCGATTTTCCGTCAGAAAGTCGAAACGAAATCCGTTGAAGACGACGATATTATCCGCGACGAAGATGCCGTTTTGCAATTCGCCGATTCCGCAGAAATCGCTCCGGAAACCGCTTCGGCCAATCCGCCTTGGTTCCGCCGTTTGCTCGCACTGACGACAGAAAAAGGTCGCGAACGCGAAGGCAAATTTATCGCCGAAGGCGTCCGCGTCGTCGAAGAAATTTTGGCAAAGCACTTGGACTTGGTGCAAGAAGTTCTCTTTGCGGGAACTGCGAAAACAAATGAAAACGGCGAAGAATTTTTCGAAGTGCTTCCCGGTTTGGTGCAGACAAAAGAAAAAGTGAGCGCAGCAGGCGTTCACATTAACGTCGTAAGCGAAGATCAACTGAAGCGTCTTTCGTCCACCGTGACAACGCAAGGTGTCATCGCCATTTGCCGCGCCGCTAGTTTAAAGCCCGATTTCAAAGCATCGCACAGCATTTTGACTCTCGTCGATGCTGTTCAAGATCCGGGGAATCTCGGCGCCATTTTCCGCACCAGTCTCGGATTTAATTCTTCGGGAATTATCATCGGCAAAGGTTCCGTAAATCCGTTTAATCCGAAAGTCGTCCGCGGCTCTTCGGGCACATTCTTGCGCGTTCCGTTTATCAAAGATGTGAATTTAATCGACGCCATCAACGATCTCCATCGCGAAGGTTACACGATTATCGCAACCGATTTGCACGGAAAGCAAAGCCTCGCCGAAATCAAGCCGAACAAATTGCGCAAAGTCGCATTCCTCGTCGGCAACGAAGGCGCAGGAACCGATCAGCATTTGATTGACATTTCCGATGAAACCGTAAAAATTCCGATGTCCAGCGATCTTGAATCTTTGAATGTTTCGGTCGCCCACGGAATTCTTTCGTATGAAATGGCAAAAATTCAAAAGGATTTGGACTAA
- a CDS encoding DUF4416 family protein, with protein sequence MTHQPLPAKLVMGFLAKDAALVEQIRPRLRALYGEEDLVLEPFPFRFTNYYKEEIGSEPVRAFVTYKTLILRESIVDIKLKTNEIELEFAKEFGTEGLRPVNLDPGYMTLGQFFLATTKDQRQRVYIREGIYVEPTLYFQDGHFHAFDWTYRDYQSEEYIRFLEKVRAALRREI encoded by the coding sequence ATGACACATCAGCCGTTACCGGCAAAACTTGTGATGGGATTTTTGGCAAAGGACGCCGCCCTCGTAGAACAAATTCGCCCGCGACTCCGCGCACTTTACGGCGAAGAAGATCTTGTGCTCGAACCGTTTCCGTTCCGCTTCACGAATTATTATAAAGAAGAAATTGGAAGCGAACCTGTCCGCGCTTTTGTGACTTACAAGACTCTCATTCTTCGCGAAAGCATTGTAGACATTAAACTCAAAACCAACGAAATTGAACTGGAATTTGCAAAAGAATTTGGCACAGAAGGTCTGCGTCCGGTGAATCTCGATCCCGGCTACATGACTCTCGGGCAATTCTTCTTAGCAACGACGAAAGATCAACGTCAGCGCGTTTACATTCGCGAGGGCATTTACGTCGAACCGACTCTGTATTTTCAAGACGGACATTTCCACGCTTTTGATTGGACTTACCGCGATTATCAAAGCGAAGAATACATCCGCTTTTTAGAAAAAGTCCGCGCGGCACTTAGGCGCGAAATTTAA
- a CDS encoding carbohydrate binding domain-containing protein, with translation MKKWWWSLALLLFAFGCDNGSKQAGGPGSETTNGIYAVIYTENGSLAHSAVAALRKADFVSDDTTGAVFHADFAADSAGALEIPEMEKGVYRLTISVDGEIYSKEISLAEESLDLGQIHLEKPGSISGNLSGKSAQWVGIYGLDILAQIDSLGNFTLEGIPAGELKLYALDKSLSSILADTALTVIPTKISTWIHAAISPKDSTVKDTIRDTTQVNPPKDSTVSDTTKKDTTVTDTTSRDSLVWQLFEDFEDSASFAKKAWYFSDDSSLATINFPTDFAWKGVVSSEERKGHVFSGYYSTPAIPTGKSYVIFGTQISATGIDMSKLDSITFYAKGSGALKLSLERWEKAASDNLKAWTADIPLSTSWTPITVTPADFLSPESDTLSTGWESVKSTVTRLHFFGIGGSELSLDDIKIYGKTTKSSQIP, from the coding sequence ATGAAAAAGTGGTGGTGGTCTTTAGCGCTTCTTCTTTTCGCATTCGGATGCGATAACGGTTCAAAACAAGCCGGCGGTCCGGGCAGCGAAACGACGAACGGAATTTACGCGGTCATTTACACCGAAAACGGAAGCCTTGCGCATTCTGCAGTTGCCGCATTACGCAAAGCCGACTTTGTCTCGGACGATACGACCGGAGCCGTTTTCCATGCGGATTTCGCAGCGGATTCTGCGGGCGCACTCGAAATTCCCGAAATGGAAAAGGGAGTTTATCGGCTCACGATTTCGGTTGACGGAGAAATTTATTCGAAAGAAATTTCCCTTGCCGAAGAATCCCTCGATTTAGGACAAATTCATTTGGAAAAACCGGGAAGTATTTCGGGAAATTTAAGCGGAAAATCGGCGCAATGGGTCGGCATTTACGGCTTAGATATTCTCGCACAAATCGATTCGCTCGGGAATTTTACCCTAGAAGGAATTCCTGCGGGAGAATTGAAATTGTATGCGCTTGACAAATCGCTAAGTTCCATTCTCGCGGACACGGCACTCACCGTCATCCCGACGAAAATTTCCACTTGGATTCATGCAGCGATTTCTCCAAAAGATTCAACTGTCAAAGATACGATTCGCGATACCACTCAAGTCAATCCGCCGAAAGATTCGACAGTTTCTGACACGACAAAAAAAGATACGACAGTCACCGATACCACTTCCCGCGATTCGCTCGTGTGGCAACTCTTTGAAGATTTCGAAGATTCTGCGTCATTTGCGAAAAAAGCTTGGTATTTCAGCGACGATTCTTCCTTGGCGACGATTAATTTCCCGACAGATTTTGCGTGGAAAGGCGTCGTTTCAAGCGAAGAACGCAAAGGGCACGTTTTTAGCGGTTACTATTCGACGCCAGCAATTCCCACAGGAAAGAGTTACGTCATTTTTGGAACGCAAATTTCTGCGACAGGAATTGACATGAGCAAACTCGATTCCATTACATTTTACGCCAAAGGTTCGGGCGCATTAAAGCTTTCCTTAGAACGTTGGGAAAAAGCCGCTTCCGATAATTTGAAGGCGTGGACCGCTGACATTCCTCTTAGCACGTCGTGGACGCCGATTACAGTCACGCCAGCGGATTTCCTTTCTCCCGAATCCGATACTCTTTCTACCGGTTGGGAAAGCGTCAAATCGACGGTGACCCGCTTGCATTTCTTCGGCATCGGCGGCTCGGAATTAAGCCTCGACGATATTAAAATTTACGGAAAAACGACGAAATCTTCTCAAATTCCATAA
- the dxs gene encoding 1-deoxy-D-xylulose-5-phosphate synthase: MQLKDVKSPKDIKGCSIPELNDLASQIRDKIITQVANHGGHLASSLGVVELTLALHYVFNAPEDILVWDVGHQAYVHKLLTGRFDRFETLRQQGGISGFPKRSESPYDAFGVGHASTSISAALGFAVARDKLHKHNNVVAIIGDGSMTGGMAFEALNNAGITQQNMTIILNDNKMSIAPNVGGFPKYLNRVISDPMYNKLRSDIDRVMEKIPGIIGRHFRNLFQMTEKAVKSALKPGQFFEDLGIRYFGPIDGHDMNELVSILERVKSIPGPCLIHVMTEKGRGMKLAESNPSRWHASVPFDPKSGEPLSPKSPIPSLTSIFGKTLLELAKKNEKIVGITGAMPSGCGLDIVQKELPDRVIDVGIAEEHAVTFAAGLACGGLVPVVAIYSSFLQRAYDQMIHDVALQKLHVVFVLDRAGLVGADGPTHHGALDLTYLRSIPGMTILAPSDENELRDMVTAAIDMEGPVAIRFPRSSALSSEIRDEVKPVPFSKFEIKQQGKDILLLGVGFMLHELEKTAKILAEHGFSPTLVDVKFVKPLDKEGYRNLFNTHKTIVTLEDNSIVGGFGSEIAELLSDLNLENHRLIRFGLPDAFVEHGKIPDLYRMLGIDGTSIANKLLEEL; encoded by the coding sequence ATGCAACTAAAAGACGTAAAATCGCCGAAAGACATCAAAGGCTGCTCCATTCCCGAGTTGAATGATCTCGCTTCGCAAATTCGCGACAAGATTATTACTCAGGTGGCAAATCACGGCGGGCACTTGGCGTCAAGCCTTGGCGTTGTAGAGCTCACCCTCGCTTTGCATTATGTGTTCAACGCTCCCGAAGATATTCTCGTTTGGGATGTCGGGCATCAAGCTTATGTACACAAATTGCTCACGGGGCGCTTTGACCGGTTCGAAACTCTCCGTCAACAAGGCGGCATTTCGGGATTTCCAAAACGTTCCGAAAGTCCTTACGATGCTTTTGGCGTCGGGCACGCTTCGACTTCGATTTCGGCAGCGCTCGGCTTTGCAGTCGCCCGCGATAAATTGCACAAGCACAATAATGTGGTAGCCATTATCGGCGACGGTTCGATGACCGGCGGAATGGCTTTTGAAGCGCTCAATAATGCGGGCATCACGCAACAAAATATGACAATCATCTTGAACGATAACAAGATGAGCATCGCTCCGAATGTCGGCGGTTTTCCGAAATATTTGAACCGCGTCATCTCGGATCCGATGTACAACAAATTGCGTTCGGACATTGACCGCGTGATGGAAAAAATCCCAGGCATCATCGGACGCCATTTCCGGAATCTTTTCCAGATGACAGAGAAAGCGGTCAAGAGTGCGCTCAAGCCGGGTCAATTCTTCGAAGATTTGGGCATTCGCTATTTCGGTCCTATCGATGGACACGATATGAACGAACTCGTTTCCATTCTTGAACGAGTAAAATCCATTCCCGGCCCGTGCCTCATCCATGTGATGACGGAAAAAGGCCGCGGTATGAAACTTGCCGAATCAAATCCGAGCCGTTGGCACGCATCCGTTCCCTTTGATCCGAAGAGCGGCGAACCGCTTTCGCCCAAGAGCCCTATTCCATCTCTCACGAGCATCTTTGGCAAAACGCTTTTGGAACTCGCGAAGAAGAATGAAAAAATTGTGGGCATTACCGGTGCCATGCCTTCGGGCTGCGGTCTTGATATTGTGCAAAAAGAATTGCCCGACCGCGTCATCGATGTGGGCATTGCCGAAGAACATGCGGTGACATTTGCTGCGGGTCTTGCTTGCGGCGGACTCGTTCCGGTCGTTGCCATTTATTCTTCGTTCTTACAACGCGCATACGATCAGATGATTCACGATGTCGCTCTCCAAAAATTGCACGTCGTATTCGTCTTAGACCGCGCAGGACTTGTCGGAGCCGACGGTCCTACTCACCACGGCGCATTGGATTTAACTTATCTGCGTTCGATTCCGGGAATGACAATTCTCGCGCCCTCGGACGAAAATGAACTTCGCGATATGGTTACTGCCGCCATCGATATGGAAGGACCTGTCGCCATTCGCTTCCCCCGCAGCTCGGCGCTTTCTTCCGAAATCCGCGACGAAGTAAAACCTGTTCCTTTCTCAAAATTTGAAATCAAACAGCAAGGCAAAGACATCCTTCTTTTGGGTGTTGGCTTTATGCTGCACGAACTCGAAAAGACGGCGAAGATTCTTGCCGAACACGGTTTTAGTCCCACTTTGGTGGACGTCAAATTTGTAAAACCGCTCGACAAGGAAGGCTACCGCAACCTGTTCAATACGCACAAAACAATCGTCACCTTGGAAGACAATTCAATCGTCGGAGGATTCGGTTCCGAAATTGCGGAACTGCTCTCGGACTTGAATTTGGAAAATCATCGGTTGATTCGATTCGGACTCCCCGATGCGTTCGTTGAACACGGAAAAATTCCGGACCTGTATCGTATGCTTGGCATTGACGGCACGTCCATCGCAAACAAACTATTAGAAGAACTATGA
- a CDS encoding TIGR02147 family protein, translating to MNAIFDYTDYRAWLRDAFDHYKKERYAVSWRYMATKIGGDPGNLLRVTQGKIQLSIKYVQPLAKFFGLDEKETAYWTELVLFGRAKSDKEALDHYEKMLSIKGVSIKRLDAKELEFYRHWYSNAIRSLLGIGKFQDDEESYERLADSCTPAISVREAKESVKLLKSLKMIRLDDDGFWTVTETFVGTGGNWRSEAVRRFQEDTIALAGQSLSRHKPPLRDISTATMTFNRNSIDLVRERIREFRRELLRISSEGTGDDAVYQLNVQLFPIALLNSKGMEK from the coding sequence ATGAACGCCATTTTTGATTATACCGATTACCGCGCTTGGCTGCGAGATGCCTTCGACCACTATAAGAAGGAACGCTATGCTGTTTCTTGGCGGTATATGGCGACAAAAATCGGCGGTGATCCGGGAAATTTGCTGCGGGTCACTCAAGGAAAAATTCAACTTTCCATCAAATATGTTCAGCCGCTCGCTAAATTCTTCGGGCTCGATGAAAAAGAAACCGCCTACTGGACAGAACTCGTCTTATTTGGACGCGCCAAAAGCGATAAAGAAGCGCTTGATCATTACGAGAAAATGCTTTCGATCAAAGGCGTTTCCATTAAACGCTTAGACGCCAAAGAACTCGAATTTTACAGACATTGGTATTCGAACGCAATCCGTTCTCTGCTCGGCATCGGAAAATTCCAAGACGATGAAGAAAGCTATGAACGACTCGCCGACTCGTGCACGCCTGCGATTTCTGTCCGCGAAGCCAAAGAATCGGTCAAACTTTTGAAGTCGCTCAAAATGATTCGCTTAGACGACGATGGTTTTTGGACTGTTACCGAAACTTTCGTCGGAACGGGAGGCAACTGGCGCTCCGAAGCCGTGCGCCGTTTTCAAGAAGATACAATCGCTCTCGCCGGGCAATCTTTGTCTCGGCATAAACCGCCGCTCCGCGACATCAGCACAGCGACGATGACATTTAACCGCAACTCAATTGATTTGGTACGGGAACGCATCCGCGAATTTCGCCGTGAACTGCTCCGCATTTCGAGCGAAGGAACAGGCGACGATGCGGTTTACCAGTTGAATGTTCAACTGTTCCCCATCGCACTTTTAAATTCAAAGGGGATGGAAAAATGA
- a CDS encoding dihydrofolate reductase, with amino-acid sequence MIISAIVAVSENQVIGKEGHLPWHLSQDLKRFKAITSGHSIVLGRKNYEDIGRPLPNRTNYVLSRNGNFQAPGCIVCHSLEAAIATAEKNGESELFIIGGAYVYAEAMPLVQKLYLTRVHATIDGDVKMPSLGENWELESEEFCTKSEKDDFDCTFQVLKRTTMH; translated from the coding sequence ATGATTATTTCTGCAATTGTTGCGGTTTCCGAAAATCAAGTCATCGGCAAAGAGGGACATTTGCCGTGGCATTTATCGCAAGATTTGAAACGTTTTAAGGCAATTACATCGGGGCATTCCATTGTTCTCGGGCGGAAAAATTACGAAGACATCGGACGTCCGCTGCCGAATCGCACCAATTATGTGCTCTCGCGGAATGGAAATTTCCAAGCTCCCGGCTGCATTGTTTGCCACAGTTTAGAAGCTGCTATCGCCACCGCCGAAAAAAACGGCGAATCGGAATTATTCATCATCGGCGGAGCGTATGTTTACGCCGAAGCGATGCCGCTTGTGCAAAAACTTTACCTCACCCGCGTTCATGCGACGATCGATGGCGATGTCAAAATGCCGTCTCTCGGAGAAAATTGGGAATTAGAATCCGAGGAATTTTGCACAAAATCCGAAAAAGACGATTTTGATTGCACTTTCCAAGTGCTAAAACGGACTACGATGCATTAG